The DNA segment TTGCGACCCTGCAACATTAATATCCGAGAAACTCGGATGCAGTACACACCGAGCCGTGACTCGAGGGCTCGAGAATATACGTTACAAGTCATCGGGATCGACGAGCCACGATGGATCGCGTTAGCTAACAAGGAAATCGGCATTTTCCTGTCCAAAGATTAATCCACGCTTAATCTCCGATACGTTCTTCCCGCTCGAACACGGAGAACGGTTACACGAATATCTTCTTGCCTCTTTCGTCGCGAAGTGGGTCGAAGCCCCATCACATTTCCCTTCCTCCATTTTACATCGCCGACAAAGTGTGCGCGgcgattaaaaaatatttcggCAATTTCATGCCTCGATCTCGTAATTGATAATAACTCGCGCACAGAGGTATATAGCTGCGAACCACGGAATACAATTTGAGAAACCTTGCAAGCTGGGTGAAGGATAACAAGATGCGGGCACCTTGGCCCGTGTAACTTTATAACCCGATGCAAAGGACCGGATCCAACCCCACCTCCGCAGCTTTAGCTTTCTCCCGTTCAATTCGTTTAAACGTGCCGCGATAAATTGTCACACGACAAACAGTGCCACCGTAGACCATACATTACAGGGAGCTGCTCGCGTCAGTAATGGTCCTGAGGATTTAACGTATATACAAACGCGAACAATGATTCCGATTCTACTGGCCCCACAAATGCGTGGTCGTTCAGTGAAATATGACGGCGGTGGAATAGAGTCGTTTAAGGGCGGCCATTGTCAAGCGCGTCCGCGCTACTGAATCGAGTAAGGGCAAACTCGCTGCTGGCGTTTTCACACGGTTCGATATATCGGTGTATCTATTcgctacgatatatacatatgtatacatcgttgcGTGAACATGCGGTTCGTGAAGATGCAATTATGAGCGGTAGCATTACAGAATATTTGATCAaggaaaaagtaaaaaaaaaatgtgggTCAAAAGTGAACTGAATAAAAATCACTTTCACCCGAGGAGCGAAGCGGCACCGAAATGAATCCCCGGGCGAAACTAGCGGTCGTTCTAAAATATTTTACCCTCTTTCCTGGCGAAACAATATGCAAAGCGTTTACATACATGTCCTTCGTGTGCCACGGCGATAGTGGAACTTCAAATTTCTCGTTTTCGAGTTATGGGTGCAGAGAGACCGGTTTCGTGAGAATTCGTGGTATTCGATGGCGATATTATATCGGCTCCGTTCCAATGTCAATACCTTATTTCACATTAAAATAAATTCGCACCGTTTTCCCGGTGCAATCATAATATTTTAGTTACGTCACCGTTGCAGCGATCGAGCTGCGTGGATCACTGAAACTTTTTCACGGTTCTCTCTCGCCGCGGATTAAAAATCGACGGAAGCGAGACGGTGTATCCATCGAAGCACAAGAACCGCTAATTTCCCGTTTCCTTCATCGATAATCGATATACGACTTCCTAAATGCACCTTGCTTCCCGGTTTTCCGTCAACCGAGCGATCTACACCAGCTGGGACCGAGGCGTTCGCCTGGCGAACATCGCAGAGAAGCTTCGCGGGAACGATGGACCGCGAGTAACTCGTGAATCTGGCCAGCAATTGGATGAACGAGACGAAGAATGACGGGATCCAACCGTTTTCAGAAGTGGGTCAAGAGTTCACGAGCCGAATAAATTTAATTCCACACCGAAGAAAGCGTTTTCCCTCTCGTTTCGTCGTTCGTACACGTGATCGCCGCTTCGTGGACCAGAGCTGGACACCGTTCGATATCATCTGATATTTCTCTGCTCTCAGTCCCCTCCGTGTACGTATCTGTTGCGTTCCATGCGTGAACGTGTGTGCGAAGGTACACCTGACCGCGCGCAATATGAATACACTGTTACCAGAGTCGAGGATGATTACGCTCGAAACGCAAGGAAGCTAGATGATACTTTTCTTCCTGATACTCTCCCCCTGGAGATCAGGAATCTCGCGATCTAACGGGTGAGACTTTAGGCAGCTCGCGGTACCTGCGTGCCTGTAACAGTTTTTGTTCAATCCTGAAATACGTAACACGGTTACGTAAAACAGGCAAGGAGAACTGTGCAGGATGTTTAATGAAGTCTTCTATTGAAGGAAGATGGTTCACAGGTATGATTAGCGGTGTTTGATTGAATCAGAGAGGGCTTAGACGAATGGTGGCTGGATCAGTCGGAGAATATCATCGCGATCTGGTTTTTCGTCTGTTCGAAAGGTAAAACGATGGATGCGTTTAATAGGTTTCACACGAAAATGAAATATATCACTATTTCCTGCGCTCTAAAAACTAAACGGGTTCGACGGGAACACGCGGAAAATGGTTACGAGATATCCGTTCGGAGTACGAACCGATCGGTCGTATTATTGAACGCGATGCTTGGGTGAAATTTGCTCAGGCATATACTTAGACGCGAACCGATTTTCCAACGCGAGACTATAAAATCATTGAGAAAATTAGCCCGAAATAAATCGAAATTAAATAAGGAAGTAAGGAAAGATCATCGTCCTCGTGGTCTACTTACGGCGTTAGATGGATGGGTCTACGTGTCTCTCGCGAAAACGTCGATGGAATATAAATGGCAGAAATTTTAAAAACCTCGTACTTAATAAGCAACATACGAATCGATCGATGTATCGAGGCGGAACTTCGTACGTTCTCTCAAACGATCTTTTCGTAACCAATTTTACATAAAAGAAGGGGAAGAGGAAAGCGAGGCACGGTACGATATCTAATAGCGGACTGCGCGTCATATTTTTGGAAAACATGTTGCGCCATGTAATTAGAAGACACCCTAGGCCAAGATCGTTGGATCGCCTCGCGATCGTCCCTAGCTGAAAGACTGTTGATTTGTGAAATCGTCCGAGGACTCCTCGCATCGAGTGTGTGCCGCCTCGAGTCTAGGTCTAGGACGCAGCTCGGGGGACCCGCCGGCCGTTCCGATACGAGGAAAGGGCCGTTTCGCAACGGCGGATCGTCCAAATTCGGCTATTCGTCCGAGCAGAGGGTCGGTGGGATCCTTGACGAGAGAGGAGGACGATCTGGGTGTATCGTCCGGCGGAGGAAGGGAGAAACGAACACAATTGAAAGGACAGAGGATCGACGAGGCAAGGGAGGGGAGGAGAGAATCGTCTCACAAGCTGAATTACTCTCACTCGAGAGGCCCCCGTCTCTTCTTCTTCGTGGGGGCCCCAAGATATCCCCCTGCTTCTCGTGGGGTATAAAGGACCCTGGTCTACCTTGCACAGAGTCACAGAACAGAGCGGCATCGCAGAAGCCGACATGAATCCTCTGATCGCGGTAAGCACGCTCAATTATTTCAAAGATTATCCTGACTGAGTCAGGGAGAAAGATTtgggagaaagagggagagagagagagagagagagtgtgtgtgtgtgtgtgtatgtgttgcGTACGTATGGACAAGTGTATAGAGGTATTTTCGAAAAGTGAGAACGTACAGGATATTTCAAAAGTGACCAGTGTCCTCAATTTCTGCTAACCGTGCGCCTCCATTGATTTTCCAGCCGGATAGTCAATTAAACCACGTTTGGATTATATTTTACCTATCCGTTCATCGGTTCGCTTTATTTTACCGCGTATACCTCTCGCATTTCCCCCCTGAACGACAACTCGCGCCGTCGCTTTCGCTCTCGATCCTGTCTTCTCTTTAGCTTCGACCACGCTTGAGCGATCGTATCGATTTCGGGTCATCCTTCTTCGAGCCACGCTTTCCCGCTTTTCTACGCGTTCCACGGTTAGTAACAGTAGAGTTAACGAAtttgttatttttttctttgTCCAGTGTATGATAGTCGGTCTAGCAGGGTTCGCCCTAGCCGAACCACCAATCTCTTCCGGCTACAGCTACAGCAGACCATCCGGAGGAGGCTACTCCCTCGGCGGTATCTCGCTCGGCGGTGGTGGTGGATACACCCAAGTATCCACCGGCTACCAGACAAGCGAGGGAGCGTCCGTCGATGGCGCGCTGCTCGAACAGATCCGTCAGATTCTGCTGAAGGAAGAGCTGCAAGCCCAACAGACAGGTGGATTCGGAGGTGGTGGTTACGCCCCTAGCTCGAGCTATGGCGCCCCATCCACCCAGTACGGTGTACCGAGCTCGGCTTACGGTGTACCGTCTTACCAGACCCGCGTGGTAGGCATCGATCTCGAAGGAATCAGGCAGGCTATCCAGGTGGCACAATTCAACCAAGTGACCCACGGGCCAGGTGGTTATCCAAGCGGGCCAAGCGGAAGCTACGGAGTACCAAGCAGACCAAGCGGTAGCTACGGTGCACCGTACTAAAACGGTCGTCAGACTTCAAAAATATACAGATTGGATgatgagagagtgagagagagaacgtgagagagagagaaagagagagagagcgagtggAGACACCAGTCGACCACCGCGACTGTCTTTCGAGCTGAGATTCCTATCCTCGAGACCAGAGTAAACCGATAATAGAACTCAAAATGATGAAAGACCAGATTTCCAACTCGCCAGGGGAAGTTATTCCAAGTGAAACGGAATAACGACTTCTCGGTTTCAATCCGCTCGGAAGGTTGTCGCACGAAGGATCGTTAAGAGTACTCTAACACTTGAAGACTAAACAGAAATGGCCTCCCTTGATGACACGAAGGTCGCACGACAATTCCGGATTCTCAGGGGAAAAATACAAAGATGTAACACAGGGGTGTACGTACAAGGTAACAGCGGGCAAGGATTCCAAAGGCTCCTGTTTCGTTGAAATCAAATCGTCGTCGCTTCAACGAGCCACGATCCTCGATGGAATCGCGGGCGTACGTACCAGAAGATAACAAAGCGGCTCCGGGCCGCTGACTCGTTGAGGAATAAAAGGTCGTCGCTTCAACGGGTCACGGCTCAAGGAGTGAACTTGAACGTTCAAACGTCAGGCCAAAGGCTTAACGATCCGAGGCGTTGGCGGGGTGTCGTTTTCTGTCGTACCAAAATCATCGTCGTCGCGGTCGGATCCATGAGGGGTCCAACGTAACAAGTGAtaagaagaaaacaaaaaaacaCAAGAAACGAGCCGAAAAATGAAACGAACCTCTATCGAAAAAGGATCTCAAAGGAGATTCGACACGTTATCGTAAACATTCGTTGAGACTTCAAGATGGCATAGCCGTGGAGCCAGAGCCGAAGTCGAAGTCGTGATCGGCGCCTTTGAGGCGCCTTGTAAATACAATTTACACAAGCTTCCCACAGCGTCCGCTGCGTCGTTCTGCCAGTACGAGGAGGAACAGGAGCGCGTGCAATACCGAATCTGGCCTAAAGCAGTCATTTCAAGGGATATCGAAGAGATACGAATCATAAAAGAAACAGAGTTTACAAcgaaaagtacagaaaaacgaaAATCATCTCGTGGAACGGAGCAGGCGCTGGACGCGGAGACATATACAGCAAGACACACAGATACACACTATTTTTTATATGTCTTAAAACGCTACTCCTTAACCACGCATTTTTTTACATTTGTATAAAGGCTTTTTTGtaggaaaaataaaaaaaaaaaacgtcgcCACCGTTGAAACAGCCGCCTGTGCTCAATTACAATGTGCCTTCTCTCTAACGTACGGCTACGCAGCTCGCTTCTTCTCTGCGCCTCCGTAATTTCTCTTTTCCTCGGCGATTTTTGCCACTTTTTAAATCACGCTTCCCCTCGGCCTCTACACCAGGTTCCCAGTCCATTCGTGACCCCCCGAGGGCTGCTCGCTCGCTGAAACGCGCGTACCCCTCCCCACGTCCTACCAACTTTTTTTCCACTTCTTCCTCCTCTAAAGACGACCAATTTTTTGCTTCTTTTCGTCCGGCAGACGCCTTTCTCCTTTCACTGCACCGATCGGAGCCAACGACGCGACCCATTCCCGCAGGCCCCGAGGGGCCCAGCAGAGCTTCTCCGCGACGTGACGTAAATTCTCACGAGCAGCGTTTAACAGATGCTCGCAAAGCGGGGCCCGGTAACGTCTGACCACCGGTCAGGGATTCGAAAGTGATTTCAACTGGCTATTCTATATACTCGCAACGAACGGCCGCGGCTTCTTCGATCGTGTTACGTACTCCCGATCTTCAGTCACGACCCACTGTCGTGATTTCGAGCAGGGAATAATCAACGAGCCATTCCCATGAGGACGAAGACAGTTAATAAAGATTTATACGTTCGTTCCACTCGAGACGATCGAATAATGTACAGGAAACTTTCCGAGCTCGCGGCTCGTGTAATCCATAAACGTGTTTAAATAATCGCTACGTTTACGCGGTGAGTAACGAGCCGCGCAATACATCGCGTTAAGTCCCAATGAATGCTTAGATTTCGATGTTTACGCAATCGATGCACGTAACGGATTTATTAATGCTGTTGCGCGAGAATTTCGTTCCCCTCTGTCAGCGGCAAACTTGTTCCATGGGGTCCGTAACGTTCGATGAAAGGTGACAAATCGATCCGTCGCGATACGCTCATCTGATTGTCGgataagactgtaattaaatcaGCAGACTCTTACTAGCTTAGATCGTAAACGATTGTTGACCAATGTCGTTCCTGCTAGCCGAGTAATTAAAAACTGAGCAACGAGAGTCGGAATTGAGTAATCGACGACGCGTACACAATGCGTGTCTGGCGCAATTAAGCGCGCCCTGGCGAAGAACAAGTCGCGGACGCCACGCTGTAGTTAAATGAAATCATTAAGTTTCCCTGCATTCCGTATGAGTTTGTCGCGTTTAGTTTAAGCGACCGTTGCGTAACGGTGCGCGCAACGCGTTACAAGTCGCGGAAAGATCTTTGATCGTTGAAAATGGGAACGACATTGCGAACAATgcaaaattaataagaagagagCGGAAAGTGTTAAAAGAAAAGATGAAGAAGGGGATATTGCGTGAACAGGCTTTGGGGCAACTTCTATGATGCCTCTTGTTCTGTGTCGCGGCTGAGACGCTAACAAACAACATTGTCACGCGCCGCTGAACCACCATCTTTTATGCTCATCATCTGTTTCCCCTCGGGATGCGTCTCGCACGCACACATGATCCACACGTGTACACGCGAAATTATCGAGGCGACATTAAATAGTACCCCGTCAAGATTTTTTTTATACGAAATGCATCTCGCGTGTCCCAGAATGTATATCGGAATAATTGAAGTCGAGAAAGTGTTGCTTCTTCGAACAGCGAGAAAATCGAAATATCAACGATTCGGCCACACTGAAAGGACTTACGTATGTACGACCGTCCAGCGGGGAAAGTGCTGCGTTTCTTAGCCAGCAAGGATGGCGAGGTCGAGAAAGGGGAAAGGAGAGAAGAAGAGGAACTGTGAGACTCTCTGTGGAATTTTGTAAGAGCCGTACATAATCCATAAACGTGCCTGCCAGGCAGAAGCCGTGCGAAAGACGGAACGACACGCATGCAACGAGACCCGTGCTCCAATTCGAACGAATTAAATTGCGGAGTAGAATTTCTTCTTCCAAGGATCTTTACTTCGAACACGGCATCGTCGCGCCCACGCGCAATCTTTACGCCGTCGTCCAACTTTTCGATGATCTCATGTTCGAACAAATCCACAAAGAAAAACTCGTCAGAAAATTCATTAAAAGCAATCATTCTCCACGCGTATAATTACGCGTTTGAAAATTCTTAGTGCTCTTCGGGGAATTGAAAGTTCCTTCAATTAATTTCTGTACCCAAACCTTTAGCCGACTTTTTCCACGGAGAACACGCAATCGGACGACCGATCAGCGTGTGAAAGGAGAGAAAAACGCGGGCACGGTGACGCACAATGCGATCCGCTCGGCCAATTATGGGAAGAGGATTTGTCGAGCAGCCGGCTCGTAAAACGTGCTCGTTTACAATGGTCCTGCCTCTCGGTTGCTTTACTTTCGCCTAGTCCCGTTTCCGCGGCAGAAGCTTTTGAGCTGGTGCCAGTTGCCCAACGTACGGGTGACGGTCTTCGTTAACGCGCCTACGGATCCGTTTTTTAACGAACTGGTTAAACCCGCGCGCGATCCTCCTCCAACAATTATGGGACCCGCTAACAATTACTAGCGCTGGCAATTATATCGACGTCTTCCGCCAGCTTTAATTACGGTACTGCGAGGTTGGTGTAACCGTCCGCGACAGCCGAGTTTCACGGCATCCTATCGTAGATTTCGGCGAAAAAGACGAAAAACGTGCACGAGAAGCTCGCTCGTCAGATATTTCCATATTTCCTCCTCTCTCAAATTATACGTCTGATGGTTGTAATTACTTCTGGTATCCTACATACGCATATGTACATGTACACCTCCCTTCAAACGTATCAGGAGCACTTGTTTAATCCTAATAAATGTCCGAAGAAAATTTGAACGTCAGTTATCAATTTCGATAAGTATTTCCATCCTGTTAGAAAACACGTCAGACCAGTAATTCAGCGAGGGTCTCACGTTAAAGACCGATTCTAAGCTTCGAGGAGATTAGTCAAAAATGATAGCCGTAATCTGACTTGTTTAATAGTCAATTTGAGATCGTTATGTAAGATGATTGTGCTCTGTGAAAAATAACATCGACGTACCACGGAGATCTGCGTAACTAATAACGACGAATCGAACAGCCTCGTTCGTCCCGAGAAAAAATGAGAAAAAGAGGGAAAGACGGACTTTCCAGCGAGGATCACTTATGTAACTCGATAAGTATTACGCGAAAGAGTGCGGGGAATGCAGGCTGCGCTTGCAACCATCCAGCAGGCATCAACAGGAAAAAAAGCGGAGCAATTTTAAGGGGTCCGTACGTGCTCAGAAATTGTGGAAATCGGACGAGCTCGTTGCACAAGCGCGTGTGCCACCTTTGCGAGCATCGCGGTGAAGGAGATCGGTCAGAAACGACCGATTCGTTATATTGCCTCACGATTTCCGTTCGGATCGACCGCAAATGCATCTGAGATTAATCGACGGTAAAAATTAGACGAAACGGTTGAAACTAAGACGCGCGTAATACTCTGTTTACCGTTTCAAATATAGAATAAGCGGACGCAAACAAATTTGTATTTCGGTAAAGATTTTGTCTATCTAGTGAGCTTATTTTAAACGTTATAAATATAGAGGCGTTTTAAGTTACGCCTCGATGGAGTTAATGTGATCTTTGAAGTAATATGTATCTAATTAATGATTGTTTGAATTAGAAAACAAAAATGTTGGTGTTCATTTTTATAGAGTTCGCGAAGTGTGTAAAATAAGTTTGAAATTGAGTTGTCGTAATACAAAATAGAAGGTAGAGTCAGCTTAACACTTGTTCATTGATTGCACGGAGGTATATACTTCTACCCTGAGAAAGCAAAGTAGGGGAGAAAGTTTCGGGAAAATCATTAGTTTCCCGCGCGCGCCATTACGTCGTTCGTAAACACACGAAGACGAATAGGCCTAAAGCTTCTTTGCCGACTACTTGTACCTTCCACCGCGTCGAAGATAATTTGCAGTCTGTTCGTCGTTTgatttacgattcaaattacgcgcgcgagagagaaCATTCTAAGACCATTAACGAAAAGAAAAGTCCTGTACCGGAAGTTCGCGACCGCCTCGCGTGTCCCCAACTGAATTTCTCCGCGTGTTCAATGATGAAGTGTTAATTGGCTAATCGTGGAAAAGAAATTCTAGTGGACAACTTGCATAAGTGACAATTAAAAGCGAATCGACACGAATGTTTATATGAATGAATATATGTACGATTCCGTAACTACGTATCTCgggaataataaaataattgaatAAATGAAACTATGCGACTTACAGTTGTGCATCGAAGTTGTGTGATGGATTTGTTTTTATGGTGTCTGCATGAAACTTGATGGCTGGTTTGGTTTCATTTCAAAATGGTGGGATGGAGGATGCAAATGATTAATGTGTGTGGGACAGGAACTGTTGGGAACACATAGAAAGAAATGAGTTAGAAAAGTGAGCAAAATTTATACAAACATATAAATATATGAACGCATGTACGTTGATATAATAAAAAGTTAGTTTATTATTtagattttttaaataaaattttgtaCGTCTGATGAGTACTATTCTTCTTATATGACTCTTTTAGTATGCGAATAAGATTTTTGATATGATAAAAGTTCATTGAGACGTTGTTGAATTATTTCCTTTTA comes from the Xylocopa sonorina isolate GNS202 chromosome 1, iyXylSono1_principal, whole genome shotgun sequence genome and includes:
- the LOC143424598 gene encoding uncharacterized protein LOC143424598, whose translation is MNPLIACMIVGLAGFALAEPPISSGYSYSRPSGGGYSLGGISLGGGGGYTQVSTGYQTSEGASVDGALLEQIRQILLKEELQAQQTGGFGGGGYAPSSSYGAPSTQYGVPSSAYGVPSYQTRVVGIDLEGIRQAIQVAQFNQVTHGPGGYPSGPSGSYGVPSRPSGSYGAPY